Proteins encoded together in one Kutzneria kofuensis window:
- a CDS encoding cupin domain-containing protein yields MSYPEVRYDREGGEVSAWLRPAATPPDLTSNAGTQFSYLAKGPQTGGDFGLYRTDMPPRTRGAADHFHRTITESFFVLSGTVKLFNGTEWVDGREGDFLHVPPGGRHGFHNESDDPVSMLLLFTPGAPREDYFEGLKTVSELSDQERLEFFLRHDNHFQ; encoded by the coding sequence ATGTCCTACCCGGAGGTCAGGTACGACCGCGAGGGCGGCGAGGTCAGCGCCTGGCTGCGCCCCGCCGCCACACCGCCGGACCTGACCAGCAACGCCGGCACGCAGTTCAGCTACCTGGCGAAGGGGCCGCAGACCGGCGGCGACTTCGGGCTGTACCGGACGGACATGCCCCCTCGGACGCGGGGCGCGGCGGACCATTTCCACCGCACCATCACCGAGTCCTTCTTCGTGCTGTCGGGGACCGTCAAGCTGTTCAACGGCACCGAGTGGGTGGACGGGCGGGAGGGCGACTTCCTGCACGTCCCGCCGGGCGGCCGGCACGGTTTCCACAACGAGTCCGACGACCCGGTGTCGATGCTGCTCCTGTTCACGCCCGGCGCCCCGCGTGAGGACTACTTCGAGGGGCTGAAGACCGTGTCCGAGCTGTCCGACCAGGAGCGGTTGGAGTTCTTTCTCCGGCACGACAACCACTTCCAGTGA
- a CDS encoding quinone oxidoreductase family protein — protein sequence MRAVVVESFGGPEVLKAAEAADPTPGAGELLVRVAAAGVNYIDTYHRTGAYSMPTPFVPGLEGAGEVVAVGDGVSRFKVGDRVAWAAAIGSYAELTRVPEAGAVAVPDGVGLDVAAGAMLQGMTAHYLTRSTYPVQAGDTVLVHAAAGGMGLLLTQQVKALGGRVIGTVSTAEKEKLAREAGADEIIRYTETEIAPEVRRLTDGQGVAVVYDGVGKDTFDASLESLRIRGTLALYGAASGPVPPFDLQRLNAAGSLFVTRPTLGHHVLTREELDWRSGEVFAGIKSGKLTIRISGRYPLADAAKSHEDLQARRTTGKLLLIP from the coding sequence ATGCGGGCGGTAGTGGTCGAGAGCTTCGGCGGTCCCGAGGTCCTCAAGGCGGCCGAGGCGGCCGATCCGACGCCGGGCGCGGGCGAGCTGCTCGTCCGGGTCGCGGCCGCCGGCGTGAACTACATCGACACCTATCACCGGACCGGCGCCTACTCGATGCCGACGCCGTTCGTGCCGGGTCTGGAGGGCGCCGGCGAGGTCGTGGCCGTCGGCGACGGCGTCAGCCGGTTCAAGGTCGGCGACCGGGTGGCCTGGGCCGCGGCGATCGGCAGCTACGCCGAGCTGACCCGGGTGCCCGAGGCCGGCGCGGTCGCCGTGCCCGACGGCGTCGGGTTGGACGTCGCCGCCGGCGCGATGCTGCAGGGCATGACCGCGCACTACCTGACCCGGTCGACCTATCCCGTGCAGGCCGGCGACACCGTTCTCGTGCACGCCGCCGCCGGCGGCATGGGGCTGCTGCTCACCCAGCAGGTCAAGGCGCTGGGCGGGCGGGTCATCGGCACCGTGTCCACCGCCGAGAAGGAGAAGTTGGCCCGCGAGGCCGGCGCCGACGAGATCATCCGGTACACCGAGACCGAGATCGCGCCGGAGGTCCGCCGGCTCACCGACGGGCAGGGCGTGGCCGTGGTCTACGACGGCGTCGGCAAGGACACCTTCGACGCCAGCCTGGAGAGCCTGCGCATCCGCGGCACCCTCGCCCTGTACGGCGCCGCCAGCGGTCCCGTGCCGCCGTTCGACCTGCAGCGCCTCAACGCCGCCGGCTCGCTGTTCGTCACCCGGCCCACCCTCGGCCACCACGTCCTCACCCGTGAGGAGCTGGACTGGCGTTCCGGCGAGGTCTTCGCCGGCATCAAGTCCGGCAAGCTCACCATCCGCATCAGCGGCCGCTACCCGCTCGCCGACGCGGCCAAGTCCCACGAGGATCTCCAGGCCCGCCGCACCACCGGCAAGCTCCTGCTGATCCCCTGA
- a CDS encoding PadR family transcriptional regulator → MSLRHALLGLLTLSPNSGYQLAQIFQNTLRQIWNARNHQLYPELARLSADGHVECVEEGARGKRTYAITDEGRAELRRWLVEVEPDRTMRSETYLRAWLLSAVLSREDALGVLERDIQVLREQRDGVLAVMARSAAISPPHGPHNLSLDLNLRLTEAMLGWSEEATRRIAERP, encoded by the coding sequence ATGTCCTTGCGGCACGCGCTGTTGGGGCTGCTCACGCTCAGCCCCAACAGCGGCTACCAGCTGGCCCAGATCTTCCAGAACACGCTGCGGCAGATCTGGAACGCCCGCAACCACCAGCTCTATCCCGAGCTGGCGCGGCTGTCCGCCGACGGGCACGTCGAGTGCGTCGAGGAGGGCGCCCGCGGCAAGCGCACGTACGCGATCACCGACGAGGGCCGTGCCGAGCTGCGGCGCTGGCTGGTCGAGGTGGAGCCGGACCGCACCATGCGCAGCGAGACGTACCTGCGCGCCTGGCTGCTGTCGGCGGTGCTGAGCCGGGAGGACGCGCTGGGCGTGCTGGAGCGGGACATCCAGGTGCTGCGGGAACAACGCGACGGCGTGCTGGCGGTGATGGCCCGCAGTGCCGCGATCTCCCCGCCGCACGGCCCGCACAACCTGTCGCTGGACCTGAACCTGCGGCTGACCGAGGCGATGCTGGGCTGGTCGGAGGAGGCCACTCGGCGCATTGCCGAGCGGCCGTAA
- a CDS encoding GH92 family glycosyl hydrolase: protein MRRTLGLVLPLALAAGALAAGPANADAGNIDHSPGQDLAAYVNPFVGAAAGQFPESNSYAGDTFPGADVPFGMVQWSPDNPLEPKAPDGVGRYYVRDRDSGYAWEENRLRGFSLTHFNGAGCGGAAGDLPFIPYAGQVTVSPAADQAHYYSTFKHTNESASPGYYKVTTDAGITTELTTTQHSGLGRFTFPATGPATLLVDTADSAMGSDDASVTVDAAGHTISGWVASGHFCAGPNKYKVYFTATFDQPFASVGTWQNGTVTPGGTQARGGNLSNTTWDKQVVTPDGGSGAFVTFAPGSTVRARVGLSYVDADGAANNVRTEQGGKGFDQLVRQARRAWNDRLNQVRIGGGSKDQLTTFYTALYHTLLQPNVFSDVDGRYTGFDNKIHQQPRGHAQYANFSGWDVYRDEIQLLALLAPHETSDIAQSMYNQATQAGGIWDRWSQNNDFMGVMGGDPYHSMIASAYAFGARDFDVRGALASMVRGATRIQQPGERALERPGLWDYETLGYHADNVSDMLEETTADFGIAQLAGRLGQRDVQRQFMTRAQYWENVYNPDTGYLQTRDRTGQFATPFDPAAYQEFQYQEGNAAQYTWMVPYNVSGLVAAMGGPAATIKRLDYFFTELNSSADQPYAWMANEPSFEVPWEYSYAGAPAKTADVVRRSAEQLFKPTEDGLPGNDDLGATSSWYVWAALGMYPEAPGRAELVLASPLFPRITVTREGGQRIEITAPGASSSTKYVQSLRLNGKASTKPWVPESFAVNGGRLDYTLAGTPSPTWGTDPKDAPPSFRDGEVPVRGAVSGPVRVAPGPEGIGTAATATVRAEGITGAGTVKWQANPPAGITVTPSSGTLTVGPNGKSTQDVKVTAAKETYATVPFTFTGSGAQQLPAQLAVDAAKPGTFAAAADNVGVSDDNTVWLGKFGGTSLYPGGFSYSAQQLAAKGITPGGQVGGFTWPVSAGTGAPDNIVANGQTLQLSAPATATKLAFLGAATGGDASGQVTITYTDGSTQTSDLGLSEWLLQGGKEQPRFGNTVVTSTPYINSAFPRYGFRVHRPYTSYLFATAPITLAAGKQVRGVTLPAGTSGGVAHVFAVSVS from the coding sequence ATGCGTCGAACCCTGGGGCTGGTCCTTCCTCTCGCGTTAGCGGCCGGGGCGCTCGCCGCCGGGCCCGCCAACGCCGACGCCGGCAACATCGACCACAGTCCGGGCCAGGACCTCGCCGCCTACGTGAACCCGTTCGTCGGCGCGGCCGCCGGCCAGTTCCCGGAGAGCAACAGCTATGCCGGCGACACGTTTCCGGGCGCCGACGTCCCGTTCGGCATGGTCCAGTGGAGTCCGGACAACCCGCTCGAACCCAAGGCGCCGGACGGCGTCGGCCGGTACTACGTCCGTGACCGGGACAGCGGCTACGCGTGGGAGGAGAACCGGCTCAGAGGCTTCAGCCTGACCCACTTCAACGGCGCGGGCTGCGGCGGCGCGGCCGGCGACCTGCCGTTCATCCCGTACGCGGGCCAGGTCACTGTGTCGCCGGCCGCCGACCAGGCGCACTACTACTCGACCTTCAAGCACACCAACGAGTCCGCGTCCCCGGGCTACTACAAGGTCACCACCGACGCCGGCATCACCACCGAGCTGACCACCACCCAGCACTCCGGCCTGGGCCGATTCACCTTCCCCGCCACCGGTCCCGCCACACTGCTCGTGGACACCGCCGACTCCGCGATGGGTAGCGACGACGCGTCCGTCACCGTGGACGCGGCCGGGCACACCATCTCCGGCTGGGTCGCCAGCGGCCACTTCTGCGCCGGGCCGAACAAGTACAAGGTCTACTTCACCGCCACCTTCGACCAGCCCTTCGCCAGTGTCGGCACCTGGCAGAACGGTACCGTCACGCCCGGCGGCACCCAGGCGCGCGGCGGCAACCTCAGCAACACCACCTGGGACAAGCAGGTTGTCACGCCCGACGGCGGTTCCGGCGCCTTCGTGACGTTCGCGCCGGGCAGCACCGTGCGGGCTCGGGTCGGCCTGTCCTATGTGGACGCGGATGGTGCCGCGAACAACGTGCGCACCGAGCAAGGCGGCAAGGGCTTCGACCAGCTCGTCAGGCAGGCGCGGCGGGCCTGGAACGACCGGCTGAACCAGGTCCGGATCGGCGGCGGCAGCAAGGACCAGCTGACCACGTTCTACACCGCCCTGTACCACACCCTGTTGCAGCCCAACGTGTTCTCCGATGTCGACGGCCGCTACACCGGCTTCGACAACAAGATCCACCAGCAGCCCCGGGGCCACGCCCAGTACGCCAACTTCTCCGGCTGGGACGTCTACCGCGACGAGATCCAGCTGCTCGCGCTGCTGGCCCCGCACGAGACCTCGGACATCGCGCAGTCGATGTACAACCAGGCCACCCAGGCCGGCGGCATCTGGGACCGCTGGTCGCAGAACAACGACTTCATGGGTGTCATGGGCGGCGACCCGTACCACTCGATGATCGCCAGCGCCTATGCCTTCGGCGCCAGGGACTTCGACGTCCGCGGCGCGCTGGCGTCCATGGTGCGGGGGGCGACCCGGATCCAGCAGCCGGGGGAGCGGGCGCTGGAGCGGCCCGGCCTGTGGGACTATGAGACGCTCGGCTACCACGCCGACAACGTGTCGGACATGCTGGAGGAGACCACCGCCGACTTCGGCATCGCGCAGCTGGCCGGCCGGCTCGGGCAGCGCGACGTGCAGCGGCAGTTCATGACCCGCGCCCAGTACTGGGAGAACGTCTACAACCCCGACACCGGTTACCTGCAGACGCGGGACCGTACCGGCCAGTTCGCCACGCCGTTCGACCCCGCCGCCTACCAGGAGTTCCAGTACCAGGAAGGCAACGCCGCGCAGTACACCTGGATGGTGCCGTACAACGTGTCCGGTCTGGTCGCGGCGATGGGCGGCCCGGCGGCGACGATCAAGCGGCTGGACTACTTCTTCACCGAGCTGAACAGCTCCGCCGACCAGCCGTACGCGTGGATGGCCAACGAGCCGTCGTTCGAGGTGCCGTGGGAGTACTCCTACGCCGGCGCACCGGCCAAGACCGCCGACGTGGTGCGGCGCAGCGCCGAGCAGCTGTTCAAGCCGACCGAGGACGGCCTGCCCGGCAACGACGATCTCGGCGCCACCTCCTCCTGGTACGTGTGGGCGGCGCTGGGCATGTACCCGGAGGCTCCGGGACGGGCCGAGCTCGTGCTGGCCAGCCCGCTGTTCCCGAGGATCACCGTCACCCGGGAGGGCGGGCAGCGCATCGAGATCACCGCGCCCGGCGCTTCCTCGTCCACCAAGTACGTGCAGTCGTTGCGGCTCAACGGGAAGGCCAGCACCAAGCCGTGGGTGCCGGAGTCGTTCGCGGTCAACGGCGGCCGGCTGGACTACACCCTCGCCGGCACGCCCAGCCCGACCTGGGGCACCGACCCGAAGGACGCGCCGCCTTCGTTCCGTGACGGCGAGGTCCCGGTGCGGGGCGCGGTTTCCGGCCCGGTGCGGGTGGCGCCCGGCCCGGAGGGAATCGGCACAGCGGCGACGGCAACCGTGCGGGCCGAGGGCATCACCGGGGCGGGAACCGTGAAGTGGCAGGCGAATCCGCCCGCCGGCATCACCGTCACGCCGTCCAGCGGCACACTCACGGTCGGCCCGAACGGAAAGTCCACACAGGACGTCAAGGTCACCGCCGCCAAGGAGACCTACGCGACGGTTCCGTTCACCTTCACCGGATCCGGCGCGCAGCAGCTACCGGCACAGCTGGCCGTCGACGCGGCGAAGCCGGGAACCTTCGCCGCCGCGGCCGACAACGTCGGCGTGAGCGACGACAACACGGTGTGGCTGGGCAAGTTCGGCGGGACCAGCCTGTACCCGGGCGGCTTCTCCTACTCCGCGCAGCAGTTGGCGGCCAAGGGAATCACGCCCGGCGGCCAGGTCGGCGGCTTCACCTGGCCGGTGTCGGCCGGCACCGGCGCACCGGACAACATAGTCGCGAATGGACAGACGCTGCAACTGAGCGCGCCCGCCACCGCGACCAAGCTGGCGTTCTTGGGCGCGGCGACGGGCGGCGATGCCTCCGGCCAGGTCACGATCACCTACACCGACGGCAGCACACAGACGTCCGATCTCGGGCTGTCCGAATGGCTGCTGCAAGGGGGCAAGGAGCAGCCCCGGTTCGGCAACACCGTGGTGACGAGCACGCCGTACATCAACTCGGCGTTCCCGCGCTACGGGTTCCGAGTGCACCGGCCGTACACGTCCTACCTGTTCGCCACCGCGCCGATCACGCTGGCGGCGGGCAAGCAGGTCCGCGGCGTCACGCTGCCGGCGGGTACCTCCGGCGGCGTGGCGCACGTGTTCGCGGTTTCCGTGAGCTAG
- a CDS encoding DUF397 domain-containing protein has translation MAHQIDIHNGMSATDLTGVAWRKSRRSGAVGNCVEVARLANGDIAVRNSRFPDGPALVYTQAEITAFVGGVKDGEFDDLA, from the coding sequence ATGGCACACCAGATCGACATCCACAACGGCATGTCCGCAACAGACCTGACGGGCGTCGCCTGGCGCAAGAGCCGCCGCAGCGGCGCGGTCGGGAACTGCGTCGAGGTCGCGCGGCTGGCCAACGGCGACATCGCGGTCCGGAACTCCCGGTTCCCGGACGGTCCGGCGCTGGTCTACACGCAGGCCGAGATCACGGCCTTCGTCGGCGGCGTCAAGGACGGCGAGTTCGACGACCTGGCCTGA
- a CDS encoding DUF6295 family protein, with amino-acid sequence MCTYLTEKIVLDGAGKGANGWFKLTDGSVYVDHPTHARYTHTLNIDFLNPADGPGARVAVELTEEAARALAAAITAALDHAPAGIASENQP; translated from the coding sequence ATGTGCACGTACCTGACCGAGAAGATCGTCCTGGACGGCGCGGGCAAGGGCGCGAACGGCTGGTTCAAGCTGACCGACGGGTCGGTCTACGTGGACCACCCCACGCACGCCCGCTACACGCACACGTTGAACATCGACTTCCTCAACCCGGCCGACGGCCCGGGCGCGCGGGTGGCGGTGGAGCTGACCGAGGAGGCCGCTCGCGCGCTCGCGGCGGCCATCACCGCGGCGCTGGACCACGCCCCGGCCGGCATCGCCTCGGAGAACCAGCCGTGA
- a CDS encoding dienelactone hydrolase family protein: MSDAMLAETITITGDGGDEIEAYLARPLDTAPRGGVLVIHHMPGYDEGTKEIVRRFAVNGYNAIAPNLFHRVAPGASPDDAAAAARAQGGVPDSQVVGDADGAIRHLKSLESSNGKVGVIGYCSGGRHTFLVACSLPVDAAVDCYGAFVVRSPDPALGMPATMKPLMDIAPNLSSPLLGLFGADDRFPTPEETAELEAELKRLGKTTEFHTYEGAGHAFFSVERPSYRSEAAADGWQKVFDFYGRHLAS; the protein is encoded by the coding sequence GTGTCCGACGCGATGCTGGCCGAGACCATCACCATCACCGGCGACGGCGGTGACGAGATCGAGGCGTATCTGGCAAGGCCGCTCGACACCGCGCCGCGCGGCGGCGTGCTGGTGATCCACCACATGCCCGGTTACGACGAGGGCACCAAGGAGATCGTGCGCAGGTTCGCGGTCAACGGCTACAACGCCATCGCGCCCAACCTGTTCCACCGGGTCGCCCCCGGCGCCAGCCCGGACGACGCCGCCGCGGCGGCCCGCGCGCAGGGCGGCGTGCCGGACTCGCAGGTGGTGGGCGACGCGGACGGGGCGATCAGGCACCTGAAGTCGCTGGAGTCCAGCAATGGCAAGGTCGGCGTGATCGGCTACTGCTCCGGCGGCCGGCACACCTTCCTGGTGGCCTGCTCGCTGCCGGTCGACGCCGCCGTCGACTGCTACGGCGCGTTCGTCGTCCGCAGCCCCGACCCGGCGCTGGGCATGCCCGCCACCATGAAGCCGCTGATGGACATCGCGCCCAACCTGTCCTCCCCGCTGCTGGGCCTGTTCGGCGCGGACGACAGGTTCCCCACCCCGGAGGAGACCGCCGAGCTGGAGGCGGAGCTCAAGCGGCTGGGCAAGACCACCGAGTTCCACACCTACGAGGGCGCGGGCCACGCCTTCTTCTCCGTGGAGCGGCCCAGCTACCGGTCCGAGGCCGCCGCCGACGGCTGGCAGAAGGTGTTCGACTTCTACGGCCGCCACCTCGCATCCTGA
- a CDS encoding 4'-phosphopantetheinyl transferase family protein, which yields MAADQLLDDECQIWWARPDQVPDDQLAAVVPEAEQRRAGRYRQRVDRQRSLTGAWLLRTAVAAQTGEHPDEVLLDRTCADCGQQHGRPRLPAGVGIEVSVSHAGDRVAVALTRLGEVGVDVGFAPLIGQFDRDLAENTLSAKELAALETSDNPGAAFLQLWVRKEALLKATGHGLRMPMSRIEVSPAGEPPALVAWPLDIPVDGVRLAMLNPGPRHHAAVAVLTGQPLRIRELDADLLL from the coding sequence GTGGCTGCTGATCAGTTGCTCGACGACGAGTGCCAGATCTGGTGGGCCCGTCCTGACCAGGTCCCCGACGACCAGCTCGCGGCCGTCGTGCCGGAGGCGGAGCAGCGCCGCGCCGGCCGGTACCGCCAACGGGTGGACCGGCAGCGGTCACTCACGGGCGCGTGGTTGCTGCGGACCGCCGTCGCCGCGCAGACCGGCGAACACCCCGACGAGGTGTTGCTGGATCGCACCTGCGCCGACTGCGGCCAGCAGCACGGGCGGCCGCGGCTGCCCGCCGGCGTCGGCATCGAGGTGTCCGTGTCGCACGCCGGCGACCGCGTCGCTGTCGCGCTGACCCGCCTCGGCGAGGTCGGCGTGGACGTCGGATTCGCGCCCCTGATCGGGCAGTTCGACCGCGACCTGGCGGAGAACACGTTGAGCGCCAAGGAACTCGCCGCGCTGGAGACGTCCGACAACCCCGGCGCGGCCTTCCTTCAGCTGTGGGTGCGCAAGGAGGCGCTGCTCAAGGCCACCGGCCACGGGCTGCGGATGCCGATGAGCCGGATCGAGGTGTCGCCCGCCGGCGAGCCGCCGGCGCTGGTGGCCTGGCCGCTGGACATCCCCGTCGACGGCGTGCGGCTGGCGATGCTGAACCCCGGGCCGCGACATCACGCCGCCGTCGCCGTGCTCACCGGCCAGCCGCTGCGGATCCGGGAACTCGACGCCGACCTGCTGCTGTGA
- a CDS encoding ABC transporter ATP-binding protein: MLPGGGRRGARARATTVPDSGLTGSVDIPDPEPADEPKDLRSRLRRLRRSMGGLVKGLPRVIKLAWDAGRWPTLWLVFATVIAGLTPTATAYISKLLIDSVTNAIRVHAGHLPDAVRIGPVELTTVQVIIAVAGLQLVVYALNALMTAVSTISQQLLNDRVSQTIRLRVMAHASRLDLAFFEGSSSYDLIRQAQDEAPSRPVAMLTSVFGLIRTGITFTSMIALLLSINPWLALVAVLSPIPAFIADSRYGARSYVYAVWTSPIRRRMDYLSSLVTTDTYAKEIKLFGLGDYLVDRFRRISAVYFGRQRKLVTERNLRGTGWGLITTITASLTYLYIALEAVNGRLTVGDLLLFTQASTAVQQSVSQLFSGFTGMYENNLYLDNLYKLLATEPAVVAPARPRPLPNPVRGHVVFEDVTFAYPGTDSVALDGVSFEILPGQTTAVVGRNGAGKSTLFKLLCRLYDPTAGRILLDGIDIREFDPDALRRRISAMFQDYVTYQASASENIGVGDIEHITDRPLIEKSAAAGGADELIAGMSMGLDTPLGRWFNEGANLSGGEWQKIALSRAFMRDAPLLILDEPTSALDAQAEHDLFARLRNLSHGRTTLYISHRFSTVRQADRILLLDNGKLAEYGTHDELMAADEGYAHLFTLQASAYLDAPERRV; encoded by the coding sequence ATGTTACCGGGTGGTGGCCGGCGCGGGGCCCGCGCCAGGGCGACGACGGTGCCGGACAGCGGACTGACCGGTTCGGTGGACATTCCCGATCCGGAGCCCGCGGACGAGCCGAAGGACCTCAGGTCCCGGCTGCGGCGGCTGCGCCGGTCGATGGGCGGCCTGGTCAAGGGGCTGCCGAGGGTGATCAAGCTGGCCTGGGACGCCGGCCGCTGGCCGACGCTGTGGCTGGTGTTCGCCACGGTGATCGCCGGTCTCACGCCGACGGCGACGGCGTACATCTCCAAGCTGCTGATCGACTCCGTGACCAACGCGATCCGGGTGCACGCCGGGCACCTGCCCGACGCGGTGCGGATCGGCCCGGTCGAGCTCACCACGGTGCAGGTGATCATCGCGGTCGCCGGCCTGCAGCTCGTGGTGTACGCGCTGAACGCGCTGATGACGGCGGTCTCCACGATCAGCCAGCAGCTGCTGAACGACCGGGTGTCGCAGACGATCAGGCTGCGGGTGATGGCCCACGCCAGCCGGCTCGACCTCGCCTTCTTCGAGGGCTCGTCGTCCTACGACCTGATCCGGCAGGCGCAGGACGAGGCGCCGTCCCGGCCGGTCGCGATGCTGACCTCGGTGTTCGGCCTGATCCGCACCGGCATCACGTTCACCTCGATGATCGCGCTGCTGCTGTCGATCAACCCATGGCTGGCGCTGGTCGCGGTGCTCTCGCCGATCCCGGCGTTCATCGCGGACTCCCGCTACGGCGCCCGCAGCTACGTCTACGCGGTGTGGACCTCGCCGATCCGCCGCCGGATGGACTACCTGTCGTCCTTGGTCACCACGGACACGTATGCCAAGGAGATCAAGCTCTTCGGTCTCGGCGACTACCTCGTCGACCGGTTCCGCCGGATCAGCGCCGTCTACTTCGGACGGCAGCGCAAGCTGGTGACCGAGCGGAACCTGCGCGGCACCGGCTGGGGTCTGATCACCACGATCACCGCCTCGCTGACCTACCTGTACATCGCGCTGGAGGCGGTCAACGGCCGGCTCACCGTCGGCGACCTGCTGCTGTTCACCCAGGCCTCGACCGCGGTGCAGCAGTCGGTGTCCCAGCTGTTCTCCGGCTTCACCGGCATGTACGAGAACAACCTCTACCTGGACAACCTGTACAAGCTGCTGGCCACCGAACCGGCGGTGGTGGCGCCGGCGCGTCCGCGTCCGCTGCCGAATCCCGTACGTGGCCACGTCGTCTTCGAGGACGTCACGTTCGCCTACCCGGGCACGGATTCGGTGGCGCTGGACGGGGTCAGCTTCGAGATCCTGCCCGGCCAGACCACGGCGGTCGTCGGCCGCAACGGCGCCGGCAAGTCCACGCTGTTCAAGCTGCTGTGCCGGCTGTACGACCCGACGGCCGGCCGGATCCTGTTGGACGGCATCGACATCCGCGAGTTCGACCCGGACGCGCTGCGCCGGCGGATCAGCGCCATGTTCCAGGACTACGTGACGTACCAGGCGAGCGCCTCGGAGAACATCGGCGTCGGCGACATCGAGCACATCACCGACCGGCCGCTGATCGAGAAGTCCGCGGCGGCCGGCGGCGCCGACGAGCTGATCGCCGGCATGTCGATGGGCCTGGACACGCCGCTGGGCCGCTGGTTCAACGAGGGCGCGAACCTGTCCGGCGGCGAGTGGCAGAAGATCGCGCTGAGCCGGGCGTTCATGCGGGACGCGCCGCTGCTGATACTGGACGAGCCGACGTCCGCGCTGGACGCGCAGGCCGAGCACGACCTGTTCGCCCGGCTCCGCAACCTCTCGCACGGCCGGACCACGCTCTACATCTCGCACCGGTTCTCCACCGTGCGCCAGGCCGACCGCATTCTGCTGCTGGACAACGGAAAGCTGGCCGAGTACGGCACCCACGACGAGCTGATGGCCGCCGACGAGGGCTACGCGCACCTGTTCACGCTGCAGGCGTCGGCGTACCTCGACGCTCCGGAGCGGAGGGTCTGA